The DNA segment AACGGCCAGCGGCGCATCGAGGAAGGCAACAAGGTGATCGAGTGGCATCGCCATCGGGCGATCGAACTCAAGGAAATGAATCGTGACAACTCGGCGCTTGAAGAAGTCACGGCTGTCATGAAAGGCCATGAGGAATACAAGATCGGACGATACTTCCAGCTCACGCGCGGGACAATCGTGTCGGAAGCCTATATTACCCGTGTGTCCCACATCTTCCGTCCTCTCAAGCTGTTCGAAACTGCGCTGACGCTTGAGCGCGGCACCGGATTCCTTATGAGGGATCAGGCCGCGCGTCCGTACTGGCAGGAGGGAAGGGAAGGTCCATATTCGCGCTAAAGTTTATATCTGGCTGGGGGCGGGAGGCGTCGAGCTTCGCCGCTGCCGCCCGGCATTCTCGTAGGCGAAAACACGGGAAAGTCGTGACAGGAACCTGGGCACCATGACCAATATGAACCTCCGCTTTGCCCAGGTCGTTGCCGTGTGGCCGCAGCGCCGGTGCGTCGAAATCGTCTACTGCGACGACGGCTGGCGCGAGAACAATGTCCCCGTGTTGAACTGGTTCGTCAGTTCCGATACGGGCGCATGGTCAATGCATAACCTCCCTCGCCCGCCTTCCGAGCTGGAAGCTGGCGGGCTGCATCCCAACGACGAGGAGCGAACAACGCTCGCCATGGTGGCGAAGGTCGAGGGGCGGTCGGTCGTGATCGGCTTCATCCCGCACCCGCTCTCGCAGATCATGTTCACGGAGGATCAGCAGGACCGTGACCTGCTGTGGAGGCACCCCTCTGGCACGCTGCAACAGATCGCTCCTGATGGTAGCTATGAATTTCATCACACGGGCGGCGCCTATGTGCGGATCGGCTTCGATTCAGAATCAGGGCCGGCAGACGAGCACGAGGATCTGACGCCCTACGGGGCGAACGAGAATTGGGAGTTGCCGAAGAACGATCCTCCCACGATCACCATCGTCACGGAGACGTTCAAGGCCCGCATCCGCCCAGGCGGGGACACGCTGATCGAGAGCGGCGGGAACCTCGAAATCTACTATACCGGCAACGGCACGGTGAAGCTGGGCGGCAACGCCACCGTGCATGTGGCCGGTTCCGCGGACGTGTCGGCAGGAGGGCCTATCACGGTGCAGACGCCCGACAACGCCACGGTCACGGCGGGCGGCGATGTCACGGCGCAGGCAGTCGGCAACGCGCGCATCGCTGCCGGTGGCGACGCGAGCGTGCAAGCGGCGGGCGCGGTCAAGGTCAATGCAGGCGGGGACCTGACAGCTCAGATCGTCGGCGATTCTCTGATCAGCACCGGCGGGGACGCTGTCGTGCGGGCGGCCGGCACAACCAAGGTGGGCGGCGGCGGCCCGGTGGCGGTGGCCTCATCAGAGCTACTGGTGCTGGACGCCAAGGCCGTCTTGGTGAACTGCGAGGCCATGGTGGTCACTGGGGACATCATCGAGACATCGTCCCTTGATGACATGATGGAGGCCATACTCGGTCCGGTGGGCGATGTCGTGACCGAGGCCGCCTTGGAGGCCATGACAGGGCTCGACCTGGGCGACCCGGGCGAGATGGCCACCCGCATGAGGATCGCCGCCGAGCTGTCCGCCACACAGGCGGAGGAGGCTGCCACGACGGCCGCGGATGCGGCCCAGGAACAGGCGGCCAAGGCCCAGGCAGACGCGGAGGCGGCGACAGCCGATACGCAGGAGCATGCACGTCTGGCGAAGGAATCCTCTGACAAAGCCGTGGGCACTGGCCAGAGGACTGGCCCTGGCTACAGTTAGCCGTTATGATTCTCCCCTTAGCTTTGTTAGCTAGTTCCTAAGATCAGAAACTTGCGGGGGCCGCGGAAGCGAGCCCCCGTCTTTTTTGGTCGTGACGGAACAACGGAGCGTATGTCCGCGCTCCTCCTCGATCCTCCGTCGTCCCCGATCGGCACAATGACCGTCACCCATGCGGGTGCGCTGGCGGTTGGACAGTCGAATCAAGGCTACTTCATCGGCGGCGACCCATGGCCGTTTGGGCAGTTGCTGGGCGGGCTTTCGACGGCGTGGGGGGTGCCGCGGGCGGTCTATACCCTTGGCGGGTGGACCGGGCCGGACGGCTGGGCTCTGCAACAGGGGGCCGTTGACAATACGTGGTCAACATACGGTGGGACGCCGGTTTACGTCTCTGGCAGCAACAGCGGGTTTCTCGATGCGTCCGCCGGTGGCGATCCGTCCACCTGGGGGCCGGGATATGCCGGCATCGGCGTCCGGAACTTCGTCACGAGCCTGCTGACTGCAACGGACCGCAACCGCATCCCGCTCATTTGGTGGCTCAACACGGAGACTGACAGCCAACTGCGGACCACTGCGGACAAGGCGACTTACAAGGCCGCGGTCATTCGCTGGCTGACCCTGCTGCGGTCCTGGGTGGGTAAGAGCGCCGATCGGCTCCCTGTATTCGCCCCGCTCCCGATCCCCTACGCACCCAGCAACACCGCGGCGCAGCGGATGATCCGCGAGGTGTTCCACGAGCTGGCCACCGATCCGGCGATGAACTTCCACATCGCCTTGCGGAACACGAGCGACGCCGAACCGCGGGGCGGGACTGACACCAGCCACATCGACGGCCCCGATCTCAAGACCTGGGGCCTGCGCCTTGCCCTGTCTGTCAGCCGGTGGATGCGGGCGCTGTATGGCATCGGCCCGGCCGCGGACTATGGCGGCCTCGGGCCGCGGATCACGCACGCCTGGGCGGAAACCGCCACCACCACCGTCATAACGGTGACGCACGACCGCGGCACCCAGCTCAAGACCCTGGACGCCAAGGCGCTGGACGGGCGCGGCTGGTCGGTGCGCGACAACGGCGCCATCCGCGCCGTCTCGGCGGCCGCGATCATCGGCGCGAACAAGGTCCGGATCACGCATGCGGCCTGCGCCGGCACCGCGGCCCAGCGTGAAATCGGTTACTGCCTTTTCGGCGAACGCACGGGCCGCAACGGCTGCATCTACGACAACGCCAGCACTCTCACGCCGCCGGCCGGCATGAGTGCCAGCTTCGCCCTCGACCTGCCGATTGCCGGGACGTTCCTGCCGCTCGTTGCCTCCGAGACGGCAGAGGGCACGGTGCCCTACACGATCAGCTTGAGCCCGCAGAGCCCGGGCACCCTGGCCGCGGCGGCGGACGGCACCGCGGCCTGGACCACCACCATCACCACCACCACCACCGGCGGCGACAGCGTCGAGTGGTGCATCCATGACTTGAGCGAGGGCGCGCGCGCCGATTGGGCCACCCTGACCGGCACCGCGGCGGGCGCCCAGCTCTCTGTCCCGTTCCGGGCGACAGGCGATTACCTGATTGTCCGCAAGCCCGGGGACGACAGCAAAAAAGCCTATTCGGACCGGGTAACGGTCACGCCCTATGTCGATCCGTTCGCCATCGTGCTTTCCCCGCAGAGTCCCGGGAGCATCATGGCCGGGGTAAGCGGAACCGCGATCTGGACAACCACGGTCACGACGACGGCCGGCAATAGCGCCGAATGGGCCGTGTTCACGGCGCAGAACGCCGCGCGCTCCGGGTGGGCCACCCTGACCGGCACCCTGGCCGGCGCTACGCTGGCTGTACCGTTCCTGGCGACGGGCGATTACCTCACGGTCCGGAAGCCTGGGACCGATTCCGTTCGGACCTACTCCGATCCGGTCACGGTCAACCCTTATGTCCCGCCCGTGGTGGAGTTCCAGGCCACCCTCTCGCCGTCGTCTCCCGACAGCCTGCCCGCGGCGCCGGACGGCAGCGCCGAGTGGACAATCACGGTCACGACGAAGGGCGGCGACAGCTTCGAGTGGGCGGTGTTCACCGCCCAGAATTGGGGCCGCAACGCCTGGGCGCTCGTCACGGGCTCCTCGACCGGCAAGCAGATCAAAGTGCCGTTCCGCGCCTCCGGCGACTACCTCGTGGTGAGGAAACCCGGCGACGACAGCAAGAAGTTCTATTCCCAGAAGGTCACACTCATCTCGGTGTCGTCCTGGGGCATTGTCGCCAAGGCGCAGGCAACGAGCGCGGCCACGCTGGCGAGCAAGCAGGCCGGGCATTATGTGCGCCTCAACCCATGGAGCCCTGGAACCCTGGTCGAAAGCATCCAGGGGCAGGGGGCCGTCTGGAACGTTCAGGTTGATACCAACGGCGTTTCCAGGGTTGCTTATGTCGTCGTGAAGTCGTCTGACTTCTCCTGGCGCAGCTCCGCGACGGTCGTGTCAGTCCCGCCATCCAAAGCCGTCATGATCGCGCCGCGGCTGATGGCGACTGGAGATTTCGTTAAGGTGTGGGACGCCGACGACTTCAATGTGACGACGGATTCCGGCGTCTGCACCATCGCCACCTCCACGCCGGGCGGCGGCACGCGCTCGCTCTCCATCACGCCGCAGCAGCCGGGCACCGTCTACGAGATGACGGCCGGCGCCGGCGCGCCCTACACCTTCACCGTCAAGTCCACCGGCATCAGCAAGATCGGTTGGGTTGTCGTCAAGTCGTCGGACTTCTCATGGCGCACCGCGCTGAATGTCGTGCCGACCACGGGGCAGATTCAGGTTACGGCGCGGATGGTCGCCACCGGCGACTTCGTGAAGGTCTACGACGCCAACGATCTCGCCTACTATGTTGACTCCGGCCTCTGCAAAGTCGCGCTCGACCCGACCGGCGGCGCGCCGCTCGATCCTGCGGATATCGCCTTCGCCAAAGCCTGGGTCAAAGACATCTACATGGGGGCCGACATCGAGCGCGGGTGGGCCTGGGCCGTCCCAGGCGGAGCCCTGACCTATGGGAAGTATCTCAAGGCGCAGGGCTTCGATTACGTCCGCCTGTTTTATGGCTGGCGCCCTGCATATGACATGATGGGCGAAGGCAAAAGCCCGCCGACCAAGGCGCAGTTCACGCGCATCCTCGACGCCGCGAAGGCATACATGGATGCCGGCCTCAAGGTCATTCTCGACTGCGCCGACGTGCTCACCACCTGGGAGGATTTCACCGCAAACGAGGCGGTGATTTACCAGCACATCCGCAACTGCACGACTTGGATTGCGGAGCGCCAGTTTGACCGGACGAAGTTCGCGTGTGGCCCGGCGAACGAATGGGGCGGCAATTCCGACTACACGCTGCACCAAGTCGCGCTGCACCGCATCCTGCGCGAAGCTCTCCCCGGCTATGTGCTGGTGTGCGGCGCGAACAACTGGAAGCACTACAGCGCGATGATCTCCAAGCGCCCGTTCGTCGCAGACGGGCGGGTGCTCTGGGACCACCACAGCTACGACGCGAAATCTGCCGCGGAGTGGGGGACGATCGAGGGGCAGATTCAGGCGTGGTCCGCCGCGAATGGTGGGCTCGTCACCATCTGGACGGAAGCCGGCCTCGGCTACGGCGGCTGGACTGACAGCGGTGGCGTCTACCACCAGGGGCAGGAGCAAGACCCTGTCGCCTGGATGCGCAACATCGACGCCATGTTCCCGGCCATGCACAGCCAGCGGCCGGGCTTCTGGGCCGTGACCTACGGCAATGCCTATCGCCTCAACAAGTCGGCCTCGGACGCCGCCATCAAGGACGGGAGCGACGGCGGGCCTGACCTGCTGACGCGGTTCAAGGATCTGGCCGCGGCCATCCGGGCGGACCTGGGCGACACGGGCAACGGCGGCGATCCTGGCAGCGACCCCGGCGGCAATGTGGTCATCCCCCTGCCGCCGCAGTTGGAGGGGCTGTTCGACGGCACCGACCCGTTCAATCAGCTCAACCAGATCACGATCCGGAATACGATCCGGAAGGCGCAGGACAATTTCAACACGATCGGCGCCTATTTCGCGGCGCTGACGGAGGTTCTGAAAGACCTGCTGGCGGAGCTGATCGCCCTCCACACCTACACCCGCGAGCGCATCTCGGCGTTGGAGGCCCGCGTCTCGGCCTTGGAGACGGAGAACGACGCCCAGGCTGCGGAGCTGGCGAGCCTGCGCAATGATCTCGCGGAATCCCGCATCACGGCCTTGCCCGGCCCCTTCGCCAACGATGCGGCGGCGGCTTCCAAGGTGCTGATCGGCGGCTACTACTTCGACAACAGCGGCGTGACCCGCCGCCGCATGACTTGACCCGCGGCGGCTATGCCGCCGGCGAGGTCGTGACGAGAAGGTGGGCGGGCAGCTTTCGAGTGCTCGCTCACCACCATGCCTTACGGGATTACCCCTCCGGATCAGAGCCTCCGCCCCATCGGGTTCCGCCTCTCCGGAGGCGGGGCCGGGGCATTGCACATGATGGCGCTCCGGCCGGAGGAGCTGACGTGGATCGAGCCCACGCGGTTAACGGTGCAGAACACGCTGGGCGGCGCCTGGGCGGACCATTGGGACCGGGCGGTGCAGACGATCCGAATCAGCGGTCACACCGGTTGGCGGCCAACCGGCGGCCTGGGCGGGGGCGGCGGGGGCGAAGCCGCCTTCATCTCTCTCCGCGACACGAGCTTTCAGGTCTGGAATGACACGCGCACGGCCATTGCCCGGGGCGGCGGCGACCCGAACGTGGTCCGGCTTGAGTTCGTGGACGCGCTCGACATGCGGGCCGCGCTGGTCGCGCCGCGCGTGTTCACGCTCAAGCGCAGCAAGACGAGCCCGCTCCTGCAACGCTACAACATAGAACTGCTGGTTCTACAAGACCTTGCGCTGCCAACCGGCGTCGCGGATCCGATCAATGCGGCCATCAACGCGGCCACCGCCTTTGTCGGCGGGGCGATGGCGCTGGATGGCGTCGCCGGCGCGATCGACGCCGGCCTCAACAACCTTGGGGGCTTGTTCCCATGATCGTGGAACGCTTCGCGGAGGTCGGGGCCAACCTGCTGCGCCTCGCCGCCCAGCTCGCGCGGGACACCCGCGGCACGTTCGCGGACGGCGCGGCGCCGGCCCTCGGCACCGTCATCGCCTACAGTGAGGCGGCGCGGAACGGGTTCCAAGTCCTCGCCGCGGACCCCGGCATGAGCGAGATGCAGCGACTGATCGCCGGCGAGATGGCGGTGAGCTTTTCCAAGGCCCTCGGAACCATCGCGACCCGGTTCGGGCAGTCGGCCACCATGCCGACGCTCGAACCGCTGCGGGAGGACGCTCCGCCGCCGCTGCGCGCCGCCCTGGCCGACATGTTCGCCACCGATCCAGGCCCGGTGACGGTCACGCCCGGCGCCCTGGCGGCCCTGGACTCCCTCCGGCGCGATCCCCTGACGCTGGCTTCCGCCGGAGCCGCGGCCGTGGTGCAGCTCATGGCGGCGGCCTCGGAAGGGGTGGTAATCGCACAATGAGCATCCGCAAGCCGATCTCCGGATATCGGCTCGCCGACACGCGGCAAGGGGACACCCTGCAAGCGATTGCGCTGCGCGAGCTGGGCGACGCCTCGAAGTGGTCCGATCTGGCCGCGCTGAACAACCTGCTGCCGCCCTATGTGGTGGACACCCTGGCGGAGTTGGAGGACGACGCCGGCGATCCGCCGCCGGGGCGCGTGCTGCTGGTCGGCATGCCCATCAAGATCCCGGCCCCAGGCCCGGCGCCCTCCGGCGTGCTGGACGTGTCCGACCTGTTCGGTACTGATCTCGACCTGTCGGGCGGCCTGCTGTCCGTGAGCGAGGCGGGCGACCTTCAGCTCGTCTCGGGGGTGCCGAACCTCCGGCAAGCCCTCCATCATCGCCTCGAAACGCACACCGGGGAGCTGATCTTCCACCCCGATTACGGACAGCGGTTCCATGAGCTGATCGGCGGCCCCGCGAACCCGATCACGAATCTCCTGGGTGCAAGCTATGTGGCGAGCTGCGTCCGCTCGGATCCGCGCATCGCCAACGTGCGGGACACGAAGGCGGAGCTGCGCGGGGATGGCATCGCCGTATCCGCAACCGCCGTGACAATCGACGGCAAGCCCCTGCCCGTGGGAGGCGAGTAGCCGTGGCATTCCGGATCAAGCCCTTCCTCGAAATCACGGCGAGCATGATCGGCCACATGCGGGCCGTGAATAAGACGCTCACTGACTATGCGGTCGGCAGCGTCGCGCGCACGATGATCGAGGCACCAGCGGCTGAAATAGACGAGCTGTATCAGGCATTTGCCGCAGGCTTGGTCGAAGCGATCCCAACGGCCATTTACCGCTCGTTCGATTTCTCCTTGCAACCCGCCAAGTCGGCTTCCGGCGTGGTCCGCCTCTACGCCCAGGCGGGGCACAACGCGCCGGTCGCCATCCCGGTGGGGTTCCTCGTAGCCTCCTCCACGGCGCAGTACCAAACCGCGGAAGCGGCCTCGATCCCGGTCGGGCAGGAATACGTTGACGTGCTGGCCGTGTGCCGCACGCCCGGCGCCGCCGGCAATGCCGGCCCCGACGAGATCCGCTACCTCGTCACGGCCGGCTACAACGTGGTTCGGGTCACGAACCCCGCCGCCTTCGCCAACGGCCGGGGGGTGGAGACGGAAGCGGAGCGGAAGTTGCGCTTCGTGGACTTCGTCCGGTCCCTGGCGCGCGGGACCATCGGCGCCGTGGTTTTCGCCGCCAAGCAGGCCGTCATCATCGACCGGCCCTCGGGCATCGTCTCCGAGCGCGTGGCCCGCGTTCAGGTGGACGAGACGCCCGGCCACGTCGATATGTACGTCCACAACGGCACCGGCAATGTCTCGGACGCGCTGCTCGCCCGCGTCGATGCGCTCGTCCAGGGCTACATTGACCCCTACACGGGGGAAATCGTGACCGGCTATCGTCCCACGGGCATGCGGGTTGACGTGCATCGCATGGGGGAAATCCCGGTTGACGCCCGGGTGCAGGCGGAGGTCGCGATGGAGGCGAGAAGCGAGGCGCTACGGGCGCGCATCGCGGCGGCCATGGCCTCCACCATCTCGGCCGTGCCGAACGATCAATACCTGATGCCGCTGTCCTTGCAGAACGCCGCCATGACGGTGCCGGGCGTGCGCGGCGCGGTCGTTGTGGCGCCTACCCTGACCATCCTATGCCCCCTCAACGCGGTGCTGGTGCCCGGCACCATGACGGTTGACTGGCGATGACGGCGCTGTTCCGCCCCGGCGTGCCGATGCGGGCGCGCCTCCTCGGCCGCCTGAACCGCGTTTTCGACAAGAGGCCGGTGGCGGTCCTGGCGCTGCGTATCCGCTCCTATGGCGGGCTGCGCTGGCGCGTGAAGGGGCGCGTCCTGACCGTCTACCGGCCCGACATGCCGGCCCTGACGCTCCTGCTGGAAGGGCGCACCATCGCCCAGCTCCGCGATGATCTGGCGGCCGCGGATGTGTCCATTGCCTACTACGCCGACGATCCGGCCGTGCTCGTGCAAGGCGCTCTCTCGTTGGTCGAGGGTGAGGGCGATCAGGACACGAGCAACGGCGATTGGCTCTGGGCCTATACCTCGATCCTATACGGCTGGGCGGATGCGGTGGGGCGCTGGCTGGACATGGCCCGGGCGGACATTCCCCAGGCTCTCCGGCAGCTCGTCATCCCGCAGTCTGAGGGCGAGTGGTCCGAACTCTGGGCGTCGTATTTCGGCCTTGCCCGCAAGCGGAATGAGACGGACGAGCGGCTGAATTTCCGCACGGTCTACGAGTGGAGGCGCGCGCGCTCGAACCCTTTCGCCATCCAGGCCAACATCAAGGCCCTGCTCGGGCAGAACATCACAGTCCGCGAACCGTGGCGGGAGATGTTCACGCTCTCGGAATCGGCCTTGTCCGGCGCCGACCACATGCCGGATGCGGTCGAGTTCTGCTACCACACCGCGCAGCTCATATCGGCCGACTATTTGGATTGGGACGAGGTGATGATCGAGGCGGAGGCTGACCGCCCCGCCGGCACGCTCTACCTCGCGCCTGTCACCATCCCCCCGCCCGCCATCATCCGCCGGCCCGACGACATCAAGGTCTTCGCTTTCGCCTCGCTCTGCGCCTCATGGCTGGTGCAGGACATGGACGGCATGATCCTGTCGGTGAACGCCGGCCTGTCGGACAGCTTCGTGCGGATGGCGCCGGCGCTCTCCCGGGCAGAATGGACAAGCCTGCATGCCGGGCCGCTGCCGCACCCGCCGGCCGCGAGTTTCCATCCCCAGGTGTTCTGCAAGGGCGAGATCATCCTCTCGGAAGGCCCGGCCCTCGGCGACCTGAACGCGCATTTCCCCGGCACCATGCTGGTCGAAGAGGGGGACGGCGGGATGGAAATGTCGGGCGGCACGGGGCTGTCCGACTATGCCCACCGCCTCGTCTGGGTGCCGATTGACGAGTGGTTCGAGGACGCCAACGGCGGCGGCTGGGATCCTCCGGAATATCCTGGCATGGCCGGCATCCATCCGGGCGTGTCGAGTTCCAGCCTCGCTGTAAACGAGGAGGAAGGCAGCGTCTGGGCCGGCGCCATCATGGCCTCCTTTGGCGCGATCGGCGGATGGGGGCCGGGGCTCATCGGCTTGGCTCGAACGGACGAGATCAAGCGTCAGCCTATTGCCGGTACCGCCGCGGCCCAGGCCGTCGCGTCTGCCGGCCTGAAAACCGGCAAGCTCCTGGCTGGCAGCGTTCAGGCGCGTGCCGTGGCCTCGGCCGGCCTGACCACCGCAATCCGCCTCGCCGGCAGCATCGCGGCGCAGGCGGCTGGCTGGGGCACCCTCTCCACCGGCGCGGGGCTGTTCGGTGCTTCCGCCCAGGCGAGCAGCGCGGCAACTGCCGATCTGACCACCGGCATTCTGCTGGTAGGCGCGGCGGCGGCGCAGTCCGCCGGCGCCGGCACTCTCACGGATCGCTATGGGTTCAGCCTCTCGTCCTATGCGATCGGCACCATCGAGCGCGATGCGGTTGACGGCGGGAAAGCCCGCTTCAACGTCACGGTCACGACGAGAGGCGAGCCCGGCGAAAACGACAGCGTCGAATGGGTTGTGTTCACCAGCGGCAACGCGACGCGCGGGTCGTGGACGCTGGAAACAGGCACGCGGACCGGCAAGGCCCTCTCCATCGTCATCACCGCGAATGGAGATTACGTCGGCTTCCGCAAGCCTGGGGGCGGGAGCGAAGCCTATGCCACCGCAGCGACAATCCGTGCCCTCATGGCTTCTTCCATCTCCGCCAGGGCGACAGCAACGGCGGCTGGGCTGGGCTCGCAGGGAAGCTCTGATCTCACGGGCACCGCCCAGGCTGGCAGCGCGGCATCTGCCTCCTTGACCACTGGCGTTCTGCTGGCTGGCGCGGCTGCGGCGCAGTCTTCGGGGGCTGGCGACCTGACCACCGGCATCCTGCTAGCCGGCGCGGGCGGGGCGCAGTCCTCTGGCACTGGCACCCTGACCGACCGCTACCGCGTCCTCCTGAACTCCTATGCGATCGGCACGATCGAGCGCGATCCGGCAGACGGCGGGAAGGCCCGCTTCGCCGTCACTGTCACCACTCAGGGCGAGGGCACAGAAGGCGATCGCGT comes from the Rhodovastum atsumiense genome and includes:
- a CDS encoding cellulase family glycosylhydrolase: MTVTHAGALAVGQSNQGYFIGGDPWPFGQLLGGLSTAWGVPRAVYTLGGWTGPDGWALQQGAVDNTWSTYGGTPVYVSGSNSGFLDASAGGDPSTWGPGYAGIGVRNFVTSLLTATDRNRIPLIWWLNTETDSQLRTTADKATYKAAVIRWLTLLRSWVGKSADRLPVFAPLPIPYAPSNTAAQRMIREVFHELATDPAMNFHIALRNTSDAEPRGGTDTSHIDGPDLKTWGLRLALSVSRWMRALYGIGPAADYGGLGPRITHAWAETATTTVITVTHDRGTQLKTLDAKALDGRGWSVRDNGAIRAVSAAAIIGANKVRITHAACAGTAAQREIGYCLFGERTGRNGCIYDNASTLTPPAGMSASFALDLPIAGTFLPLVASETAEGTVPYTISLSPQSPGTLAAAADGTAAWTTTITTTTTGGDSVEWCIHDLSEGARADWATLTGTAAGAQLSVPFRATGDYLIVRKPGDDSKKAYSDRVTVTPYVDPFAIVLSPQSPGSIMAGVSGTAIWTTTVTTTAGNSAEWAVFTAQNAARSGWATLTGTLAGATLAVPFLATGDYLTVRKPGTDSVRTYSDPVTVNPYVPPVVEFQATLSPSSPDSLPAAPDGSAEWTITVTTKGGDSFEWAVFTAQNWGRNAWALVTGSSTGKQIKVPFRASGDYLVVRKPGDDSKKFYSQKVTLISVSSWGIVAKAQATSAATLASKQAGHYVRLNPWSPGTLVESIQGQGAVWNVQVDTNGVSRVAYVVVKSSDFSWRSSATVVSVPPSKAVMIAPRLMATGDFVKVWDADDFNVTTDSGVCTIATSTPGGGTRSLSITPQQPGTVYEMTAGAGAPYTFTVKSTGISKIGWVVVKSSDFSWRTALNVVPTTGQIQVTARMVATGDFVKVYDANDLAYYVDSGLCKVALDPTGGAPLDPADIAFAKAWVKDIYMGADIERGWAWAVPGGALTYGKYLKAQGFDYVRLFYGWRPAYDMMGEGKSPPTKAQFTRILDAAKAYMDAGLKVILDCADVLTTWEDFTANEAVIYQHIRNCTTWIAERQFDRTKFACGPANEWGGNSDYTLHQVALHRILREALPGYVLVCGANNWKHYSAMISKRPFVADGRVLWDHHSYDAKSAAEWGTIEGQIQAWSAANGGLVTIWTEAGLGYGGWTDSGGVYHQGQEQDPVAWMRNIDAMFPAMHSQRPGFWAVTYGNAYRLNKSASDAAIKDGSDGGPDLLTRFKDLAAAIRADLGDTGNGGDPGSDPGGNVVIPLPPQLEGLFDGTDPFNQLNQITIRNTIRKAQDNFNTIGAYFAALTEVLKDLLAELIALHTYTRERISALEARVSALETENDAQAAELASLRNDLAESRITALPGPFANDAAAASKVLIGGYYFDNSGVTRRRMT
- a CDS encoding contractile injection system sheath initiator, yielding MSIRKPISGYRLADTRQGDTLQAIALRELGDASKWSDLAALNNLLPPYVVDTLAELEDDAGDPPPGRVLLVGMPIKIPAPGPAPSGVLDVSDLFGTDLDLSGGLLSVSEAGDLQLVSGVPNLRQALHHRLETHTGELIFHPDYGQRFHELIGGPANPITNLLGASYVASCVRSDPRIANVRDTKAELRGDGIAVSATAVTIDGKPLPVGGE
- a CDS encoding baseplate J/gp47 family protein, producing the protein MAFRIKPFLEITASMIGHMRAVNKTLTDYAVGSVARTMIEAPAAEIDELYQAFAAGLVEAIPTAIYRSFDFSLQPAKSASGVVRLYAQAGHNAPVAIPVGFLVASSTAQYQTAEAASIPVGQEYVDVLAVCRTPGAAGNAGPDEIRYLVTAGYNVVRVTNPAAFANGRGVETEAERKLRFVDFVRSLARGTIGAVVFAAKQAVIIDRPSGIVSERVARVQVDETPGHVDMYVHNGTGNVSDALLARVDALVQGYIDPYTGEIVTGYRPTGMRVDVHRMGEIPVDARVQAEVAMEARSEALRARIAAAMASTISAVPNDQYLMPLSLQNAAMTVPGVRGAVVVAPTLTILCPLNAVLVPGTMTVDWR
- a CDS encoding LamG domain-containing protein, translated to MTALFRPGVPMRARLLGRLNRVFDKRPVAVLALRIRSYGGLRWRVKGRVLTVYRPDMPALTLLLEGRTIAQLRDDLAAADVSIAYYADDPAVLVQGALSLVEGEGDQDTSNGDWLWAYTSILYGWADAVGRWLDMARADIPQALRQLVIPQSEGEWSELWASYFGLARKRNETDERLNFRTVYEWRRARSNPFAIQANIKALLGQNITVREPWREMFTLSESALSGADHMPDAVEFCYHTAQLISADYLDWDEVMIEAEADRPAGTLYLAPVTIPPPAIIRRPDDIKVFAFASLCASWLVQDMDGMILSVNAGLSDSFVRMAPALSRAEWTSLHAGPLPHPPAASFHPQVFCKGEIILSEGPALGDLNAHFPGTMLVEEGDGGMEMSGGTGLSDYAHRLVWVPIDEWFEDANGGGWDPPEYPGMAGIHPGVSSSSLAVNEEEGSVWAGAIMASFGAIGGWGPGLIGLARTDEIKRQPIAGTAAAQAVASAGLKTGKLLAGSVQARAVASAGLTTAIRLAGSIAAQAAGWGTLSTGAGLFGASAQASSAATADLTTGILLVGAAAAQSAGAGTLTDRYGFSLSSYAIGTIERDAVDGGKARFNVTVTTRGEPGENDSVEWVVFTSGNATRGSWTLETGTRTGKALSIVITANGDYVGFRKPGGGSEAYATAATIRALMASSISARATATAAGLGSQGSSDLTGTAQAGSAASASLTTGVLLAGAAAAQSSGAGDLTTGILLAGAGGAQSSGTGTLTDRYRVLLNSYAIGTIERDPADGGKARFAVTVTTQGEGTEGDRVEWAVFSSTDAMRGSWALETGTRAGKALSIVITANGDYLCFRKPGGGNEAYATAATIRALLSGAISASSTATAVGLAAQSNLAGTAQASSMASADLTTGILLAGAAAAQSSGAGTLTDRYSLSLSSYAIGTIERDPADSGRARFNVTVTTKGEGTEGDRVEWVVFNSANAARGSWALETGTRAGKALSIVITANGDYLCFRKPDGGNEAYATAATIRARMASSISASSTATATLPLDWPTADMAAQLSPDATSFVTSTGGSPDYVNEVRDVLGTSYYLVRNEVASDLTNNPTLALVHGRRMMAFSGAQRLDSASATSSNDLAGLFAAVRGPRTVAAVVRTPDAWPTQGTGYSTILPVANEYWVGSNGYCVGITIQNISGLWRPMLKTTDSGGNGRSVIGNGTGQELQPGTVYFIVARWNGDGTGDLFVNGVKLTVNRQGTMPAESTNHPTARRFSVGYTRTDASSVLDNFFYGHIGDLLFYNVAKEDAWITGELQTAFASRYPG